A section of the Apium graveolens cultivar Ventura unplaced genomic scaffold, ASM990537v1 ctg4308, whole genome shotgun sequence genome encodes:
- the LOC141701722 gene encoding DNA repair protein XRCC3 homolog — translation MRPEILVPAKKCSLGCPVLDQYLAGGVPCGSITELSGESGSGKTQIALQLLLSAQLPLSLGGLASSSLYLHSEPPYPFRRFEQLSKAFYLSYPQLFDSVQCVRNNVLVQELDSADHLFDVVFKLDSALAKESRKTMPIKVLVIDSIAALFRSEFDNNPFDLKRRANLFFKISSTLKFVAKKYGVAVLVTNQVVDVMRSGDLNGLRIGNYDSLYSSGRRVCPALGISWANCVNSRLFLSMNEEVVGNVAGEGDDNTLCRRTKREMHVVFAPHLPSSSCEYVIYREGVFGVRGQIEISVFGTSLNSDASKNPTFLLCDKEYSCGNV, via the coding sequence ATGAGGCCTGAAATTTTAGTTCCCGCCAAAAAATGTTCCCTGGGTTGTCCAGTTCTTGATCAATATCTCGCCGGCGGCGTGCCATGTGGGTCCATCACCGAACTTTCCGGCGAAAGTGGGTCCGGAAAGACCCAAATAGCCCTCCAACTCCTCCTCTCTGCTCAGCTTCCACTTTCACTCGGTGGCCTTGCATCATCCTCTTTGTATCTCCATTCTGAACCCCCTTATCCTTTTCGTCGTTTTGAGCAATTATCGAAAGCCTTTTACTTATCGTACCCTCAACTATTTGATTCTGTTCAATGTGTGCGTAATAATGTTCTTGTTCAGGAATTAGATTCTGCAGATCACCTGTTTGATGTTGTGTTTAAGCTAGATTCTGCATTGGCGAAGGAGTCTCGTAAAACGATGCCGATTAAGGTACTTGTCATTGATTCAATAGCGGCGTTGTTTAGGTCTGAATTTGATAATAACCCATTTGATCTTAAGAGGAGGGCAAATTTGTTTTTCAAGATTTCGTCCACTTTGAAATTTGTGGCGAAGAAATATGGGGTTGCTGTTTTGGTGACGAATCAGGTGGTCGATGTCATGCGATCGGGGGATTTGAATGGATTGAGGATTGGGAATTATGACAGTTTGTATAGTTCGGGACGGAGGGTTTGTCCTGCTTTGGGGATATCGTGGGCTAATTGTGTTAACTCAAGGTTGTTTTTGTCTATGAATGAGGAAGTAGTTGGTAATGTCGCGGGTGAGGGTGATGATAATACATTGTGTAGAAGAACAAAGAGGGAAATGCATGTTGTTTTTGCACCACATTTGCCTAGTTCATCTTGTGAGTATGTTATATATAGGGAAGGTGTTTTTGGTGTGCGTGGACAGATAGAAATCTCAGTTTTCGGTACAAGTTTAAATTCAGATGCTAGTAAAAATCCCACTTTTTTGTTGTGTGATAAAGAGTACAGTTGTGGAAATGTGTGA